The proteins below come from a single Agrobacterium vitis genomic window:
- a CDS encoding DUF1467 family protein: MSWVTGGAIYFILWWVTLFAVLPFGVRTQDEESDIVPGTVASAPAGFRFWRVMGTTTIVAAVIFFGWNFVSGYFGFSFADLPHVMPDIR; the protein is encoded by the coding sequence ATGTCGTGGGTTACCGGTGGAGCGATCTATTTCATTCTCTGGTGGGTCACACTATTTGCTGTCCTGCCCTTTGGAGTGCGGACTCAGGACGAAGAAAGCGACATCGTTCCTGGCACCGTGGCCAGCGCCCCAGCAGGCTTCCGCTTCTGGCGGGTGATGGGTACCACGACAATTGTCGCTGCCGTCATCTTTTTTGGCTGGAATTTCGTGTCCGGCTATTTCGGCTTCAGCTTTGCTGACCTGCCGCACGTCATGCCTGATATTCGCTGA
- a CDS encoding TetR/AcrR family transcriptional regulator, producing the protein MAKSRRETMEENRIKLIAAGRKAFAEKGYSAASMDELTADAGLTRGALYHNFGDKRGLLAAVVDQIDSEMAARAQQIGSHAATDWQRLLAEGVAYIEMAMEPEVQRIVLLDGPAVLGDPSKWPSQNTCLQITRQVLENLIAQKVLKPVDAEAAARLLSGAALDAALWIAASDNPENVLPKAVEAFRAMAEGLLRNPL; encoded by the coding sequence ATGGCAAAGTCCCGACGAGAAACCATGGAGGAAAACCGCATCAAATTGATTGCGGCTGGTCGAAAAGCCTTTGCTGAAAAGGGCTATTCGGCTGCGTCCATGGACGAGTTAACCGCCGACGCGGGGCTGACGCGCGGTGCGCTTTATCACAACTTTGGCGACAAGCGTGGTCTGTTGGCGGCGGTTGTCGACCAGATCGATTCGGAAATGGCCGCGCGCGCCCAGCAAATCGGTTCTCATGCCGCGACGGACTGGCAGCGCCTGCTGGCTGAGGGCGTGGCCTATATTGAAATGGCAATGGAGCCGGAGGTGCAGCGTATCGTGTTGCTTGACGGCCCCGCAGTGTTGGGTGACCCCTCCAAATGGCCAAGCCAGAATACCTGTCTTCAGATAACCCGGCAGGTCTTGGAGAACCTTATTGCTCAAAAGGTCCTAAAGCCGGTTGATGCAGAAGCCGCTGCACGGCTTCTGAGCGGGGCCGCTCTTGATGCGGCACTTTGGATTGCGGCCAGCGACAATCCGGAAAATGTCTTGCCAAAGGCGGTCGAGGCTTTCCGCGCCATGGCTGAAGGCTTGCTTCGCAATCCGCTTTGA
- a CDS encoding RidA family protein — MTEREAIFPANRHALYEEHGYSAAIRSGDLLFVSGQVGSRDDGTPEPDFKRQVQLAFENLKAVLGAAGCGVEDIVDVTTFHTDPEQQFPIIMPVKQEIFHSAPYPNWTAVGVTWLAGFDFEIKVIARIPKIH; from the coding sequence ATGACTGAGCGCGAAGCAATCTTTCCTGCCAACCGACATGCTCTTTACGAAGAACACGGTTATTCCGCCGCCATACGCTCCGGTGACCTGTTGTTTGTCTCAGGTCAGGTCGGCAGCCGTGACGATGGAACACCCGAGCCTGATTTCAAGCGTCAAGTCCAACTGGCTTTTGAAAATCTCAAGGCCGTCTTGGGTGCTGCGGGATGCGGCGTGGAGGATATCGTCGATGTAACGACGTTTCACACGGACCCCGAACAGCAGTTTCCAATCATAATGCCCGTCAAGCAGGAGATCTTTCACAGCGCACCCTATCCGAACTGGACGGCCGTTGGGGTCACCTGGCTAGCTGGCTTCGATTTTGAAATAAAGGTCATTGCCCGTATTCCGAAAATTCATTGA
- the mce gene encoding methylmalonyl-CoA epimerase: protein MLGRVNHIAIAVPDLGSAVETYADMLGATVSEAQALPEHGVTVVFVELPNTKVELLAPLGHHSPIKAFLEKSPNGGMHHICYEVDDIYAARDRLISKGARVLGDGEPKIGAHGKPVLFLHPKDFNGTLIELEQL from the coding sequence ATGCTGGGCAGGGTCAATCATATCGCCATCGCCGTGCCAGATCTTGGCTCTGCCGTTGAGACTTACGCTGACATGCTTGGCGCGACGGTTTCCGAAGCTCAAGCCTTGCCGGAGCATGGTGTGACGGTGGTTTTTGTCGAACTCCCAAATACCAAGGTCGAACTGCTGGCGCCGCTGGGCCATCATTCCCCGATCAAAGCCTTTCTCGAGAAATCGCCCAATGGTGGCATGCACCACATTTGCTATGAAGTGGATGATATTTACGCTGCGCGGGACCGCTTGATCTCCAAAGGTGCCCGCGTTTTGGGAGATGGCGAACCGAAAATCGGCGCGCATGGCAAGCCGGTACTTTTTCTGCATCCCAAGGATTTTAATGGGACATTGATCGAACTCGAGCAACTTTAG